A single Candidatus Chlamydia corallus DNA region contains:
- a CDS encoding secretin N-terminal domain-containing protein has protein sequence MKTVTLNIGRKILQVIKKKKKKIGILSGLFFLDLVLLGVSSQRSIETSENVKHNLRDERNYEKKQIAACPKNSAGSLSAKKSHSKKTTPGSIPSKVFSKFDSAKDKNFQKTSGSTFLAKPTTLREIEERKKTQTSRKSTAESKKSPRFLPKQEVEESIPAISKEKLDSIQVWEEKQNYARRAVNAINLSIKKQLEEQASSIIEKEVKGKTKATIDSSSKQNVSNSSPSTPGIEKAAATMPASQEQSEEDKVKERLSKREITCEDLKDNGYTVNFEDISILELLQFVSKISGTNFVFDSNDLQFNVTIVSHDPTSVDDLSTILLQVLKMHDLKVVEQGNNVLIYRNPHLSKLSTVVTDTSLKETCEAVVVTRVFRLYSVSPSAAVNIIQPLLSHDAIVSASEATRHVIISDIAGNVDKVSDLLAALDCPGTTIDMTEYEVKYANPAALVSYCQDVLGTMAEDDAFQMFIQPGTNKIFVVSSPRLANKAEQLLKSLDVPEMAHTLDDSASTALALGGTGTTNPKSLRFFMYKLKYQNGEVIANALQDIGYNLYVTTAMDEDFINTLNSIQWLEVNNSIVIIGNQGNVDRVVSLLNGLDLPPKQVYIEVLILDTSLEKSWDFGVQWVALGNEQSKVAYASGLLSNTGIATPTKGTIPPATPNPGSIPLPTPGQLTGFSDMLNASSAFGLGIIGNVLSHKGKSFLTLGGLLSALDQDGDTIIVLNPRIMAQDTQQASFFVGQTVPYQTTNTIIQETGTVTQNIDYEDIGVNLVVTSTVAPNNVVTLQIEQTISELHSASGSLTPVTDKTYAATRLQIPDGCFLVMSGHIRDKTTKVVSGVPLLNSIPLIRGLFSRTIDQRQKRNIMMFIKPKVISSFEEGTLVTNKEGYRYNWEADVGSMQVAPRHAPECQGPPSLQAESDFKMIEIEAQ, from the coding sequence GTGAAAACTGTGACATTGAACATTGGAAGAAAAATCTTGCAAGTCATCAAAAAAAAGAAAAAAAAGATCGGGATTTTAAGTGGTCTCTTTTTTTTAGATTTAGTTTTACTTGGTGTAAGTTCGCAAAGGTCTATAGAGACCTCCGAAAATGTGAAACACAATCTTAGAGATGAAAGAAATTATGAAAAAAAACAGATAGCCGCTTGTCCTAAAAACTCAGCAGGTTCGCTTTCAGCAAAGAAAAGTCATAGCAAGAAAACGACTCCAGGTTCTATCCCAAGTAAAGTCTTCTCTAAATTCGACTCAGCTAAAGATAAAAATTTTCAAAAAACTTCAGGATCTACATTTCTAGCAAAACCTACTACTTTGCGAGAAATTGAAGAGAGAAAAAAAACGCAAACAAGTCGTAAATCTACCGCAGAGTCAAAAAAGTCTCCACGTTTTTTACCAAAACAAGAAGTCGAAGAATCTATTCCCGCGATTTCTAAAGAGAAACTTGACAGCATACAAGTTTGGGAAGAGAAACAAAATTATGCTCGCCGAGCAGTAAATGCTATTAATCTGAGTATAAAAAAACAACTTGAAGAGCAAGCTTCCTCGATTATAGAGAAAGAGGTTAAAGGTAAAACAAAAGCAACAATCGATTCTTCTTCTAAGCAAAATGTCTCAAATTCTTCACCATCTACGCCAGGAATAGAGAAAGCAGCAGCGACAATGCCTGCATCTCAAGAACAGTCTGAAGAGGATAAAGTTAAAGAACGTTTGTCAAAACGGGAAATTACCTGCGAAGATCTTAAAGATAATGGCTATACTGTAAATTTTGAAGATATCTCTATTTTAGAGTTGTTACAGTTTGTAAGTAAAATTTCTGGAACGAACTTTGTCTTTGATAGCAACGATTTGCAGTTCAATGTGACTATTGTTTCTCACGATCCTACTTCTGTTGATGACTTATCTACAATCTTGTTACAAGTCCTAAAAATGCATGACTTGAAGGTTGTTGAACAAGGAAATAATGTCCTTATTTATCGTAATCCACATCTTTCCAAGCTCTCGACAGTAGTAACAGATACCTCCTTAAAGGAAACTTGTGAAGCTGTTGTTGTTACCCGGGTGTTCCGTCTCTATAGTGTCAGTCCTTCTGCAGCAGTAAATATTATTCAACCTCTACTTTCCCATGATGCTATCGTTAGTGCTTCCGAAGCCACACGTCATGTTATCATCTCGGATATTGCTGGCAATGTCGATAAAGTTAGTGATTTGCTCGCTGCTTTAGATTGTCCAGGCACAACTATAGATATGACTGAATACGAAGTTAAGTATGCGAATCCTGCGGCTCTTGTTAGCTACTGCCAAGATGTTCTTGGTACCATGGCCGAGGATGATGCTTTCCAAATGTTTATTCAGCCTGGAACTAATAAAATTTTCGTCGTCTCTTCACCACGTCTTGCTAATAAGGCTGAGCAACTCTTAAAATCTTTAGATGTCCCAGAAATGGCACATACTCTAGATGATTCTGCAAGTACTGCCTTGGCTTTGGGAGGAACAGGAACCACTAATCCTAAGAGTTTGCGATTCTTCATGTACAAGCTGAAGTATCAAAATGGAGAGGTGATTGCTAATGCTCTCCAAGATATTGGTTACAACCTATATGTAACCACAGCTATGGATGAAGACTTCATTAACACTCTCAATAGTATCCAGTGGTTAGAAGTTAATAACTCCATAGTCATTATCGGAAATCAAGGGAATGTAGACAGAGTTGTTAGCCTGTTAAATGGTTTGGATTTACCCCCTAAACAAGTCTACATTGAAGTTTTAATTCTAGATACCAGTTTAGAAAAGTCTTGGGACTTCGGAGTTCAATGGGTAGCATTAGGTAATGAACAAAGTAAAGTAGCTTATGCTTCTGGACTATTGAGCAACACAGGAATAGCAACACCTACAAAAGGAACAATTCCTCCCGCTACGCCAAATCCTGGTTCTATCCCTCTTCCTACACCAGGTCAGTTGACAGGATTTTCTGATATGCTGAACGCCTCATCGGCATTTGGTTTGGGAATTATCGGAAATGTCCTGAGTCATAAAGGTAAGTCTTTTCTCACTTTAGGAGGCTTATTAAGTGCTTTGGATCAAGATGGCGATACTATCATTGTTTTGAATCCTAGAATTATGGCCCAGGATACACAACAAGCGTCGTTTTTTGTAGGACAAACTGTTCCTTACCAAACAACAAACACCATCATTCAAGAAACAGGCACTGTAACTCAAAATATTGATTATGAAGATATTGGAGTTAACCTTGTCGTTACCTCTACAGTTGCCCCCAACAATGTGGTTACTCTACAAATCGAACAAACCATATCAGAATTACATTCTGCTTCTGGATCGCTAACTCCAGTGACAGATAAAACTTACGCAGCGACACGTTTACAAATCCCCGATGGCTGTTTCTTAGTTATGAGTGGGCATATTAGAGATAAAACTACAAAAGTAGTTTCGGGAGTGCCTTTGCTAAACTCGATACCATTAATCCGTGGTTTGTTTAGCCGTACCATCGATCAAAGGCAAAAACGCAATATAATGATGTTTATTAAGCCTAAGGTGATTAGTAGTTTTGAAGAGGGCACTCTTGTTACTAATAAGGAAGGATATAGATACAATTGGGAAGCTGATGTAGGATCAATGCAAGTGGCTCCTCGCCATGCTCCTGAATGCCAAGGACCTCCTTCTTTGCAGGCTGAAAGTGACTTTAAAATGATAGAAATAGAAGCGCAGTAG
- a CDS encoding protein arginine kinase — protein sequence MTLPNDLLESLVKRKESSQANKVWPVTTFSLSRNLSVSKFLPCLSREQKLEILQLIASHFNNIEGFGEFIVLPLKEVPLWEKEFLVEHFLLPYDLVGNPEGEALVVSKSGDFLAAINFQDHLVLHGIDFQGNPEKTLDQLVQLESYLHSKLSFAFSSEFGFLTTNPKNCGTGLKSQCFLHIPALLYSQEFTNLVDEEAEIITSSLLPGVAGFPGNIVVLSNRCSLGLTEEQLLSSLRITASKLSVAEVAAKKRLSEENSRDLKNHILRSLGLLTHSCQLELKETLDALSWIQLGIDLGWIKATQNHTVWNPLFWQIRRAHLALQQQAQDTRDLQKDAITHLRATVLKELTKDLSPDNF from the coding sequence ATGACTCTTCCCAATGATTTACTAGAGAGCTTGGTAAAAAGAAAAGAAAGCTCACAGGCAAACAAAGTGTGGCCTGTAACTACATTTTCTCTATCTAGAAATCTTTCTGTGTCTAAGTTTCTTCCCTGTTTATCTAGAGAACAAAAATTAGAGATTCTCCAATTGATAGCGTCTCATTTTAACAATATTGAAGGCTTTGGGGAATTTATAGTTCTTCCTTTAAAAGAAGTTCCTCTATGGGAAAAAGAATTTCTAGTTGAACATTTTTTACTGCCCTATGATTTGGTTGGGAACCCTGAAGGTGAGGCACTCGTAGTTAGCAAATCTGGAGACTTTTTAGCAGCTATAAATTTTCAAGATCATCTCGTCTTACATGGAATTGATTTTCAAGGAAATCCTGAGAAGACTCTTGATCAATTAGTACAGTTAGAGAGTTATCTTCATAGCAAGCTTTCTTTTGCTTTTTCTTCAGAATTTGGATTTTTAACGACCAATCCGAAGAATTGTGGGACAGGCTTAAAAAGCCAATGTTTTCTGCATATTCCTGCTCTTCTATATTCTCAAGAATTTACAAATCTTGTCGATGAAGAAGCTGAGATAATCACTTCTAGTCTATTGCCAGGTGTTGCAGGATTTCCAGGTAATATTGTTGTGCTGTCCAACCGCTGTTCTTTAGGCTTAACTGAAGAGCAGCTTCTTTCTTCCTTAAGGATTACAGCCTCCAAGCTCAGCGTTGCTGAGGTCGCAGCAAAAAAACGGCTTTCTGAAGAAAATTCTCGCGATTTAAAGAATCATATCCTTCGTTCTTTAGGTCTGCTTACCCATTCATGCCAATTGGAGCTCAAAGAAACCCTAGACGCCTTAAGCTGGATACAACTGGGTATAGATTTAGGCTGGATTAAGGCGACACAAAATCATACCGTATGGAATCCGTTATTTTGGCAAATACGTCGAGCGCATCTTGCCTTGCAACAACAAGCTCAAGACACCAGGGATCTACAAAAAGATGCGATTACACATTTACGAGCTACCGTACTGAAGGAGTTAACTAAAGACTTATCTCCTGATAACTTCTAG
- a CDS encoding UvrB/UvrC motif-containing protein: protein MTNSPTHQCYHCQKPATICYTKIDKDRVIRSYVCATCSCPSYYYNNEHFGLSKGGGVLTLECGNCKTVWHSQQDDEQLLGCHQCYTNFKNQITTKLKNDRAVSSSFIMEKGQGSLHIGRAPGETSTSNPLLKLIALNEALKDTLEREDYEQAAVIRDQINHLKTKNPHDSSQ, encoded by the coding sequence ATGACTAACTCACCTACTCACCAATGTTATCATTGTCAGAAGCCTGCTACCATATGCTATACAAAAATAGATAAGGACAGGGTCATCCGTTCTTATGTATGCGCAACATGTTCTTGTCCTAGCTATTACTATAATAATGAACACTTCGGTCTCTCTAAAGGGGGTGGGGTCCTTACTTTAGAGTGCGGCAACTGTAAAACCGTATGGCATTCGCAGCAAGATGATGAGCAACTGCTAGGCTGCCATCAGTGTTATACAAACTTCAAAAATCAGATTACTACTAAACTTAAGAATGACAGAGCAGTATCTTCATCATTTATTATGGAAAAAGGCCAAGGCTCTCTGCATATAGGCCGGGCACCTGGAGAAACTTCTACTTCAAACCCTCTTTTAAAACTTATAGCATTAAATGAAGCTTTAAAAGATACCTTAGAACGAGAGGACTATGAGCAAGCAGCAGTAATCCGTGATCAAATTAATCATTTAAAAACCAAAAATCCACATGACTCTTCCCAATGA
- the frr gene encoding ribosome recycling factor gives MSVLQDTEKKMAAALDFFHKEVKSFRTGKAHPALVETVVVDVYGTTMRLSDIASISVADLRQLVISPYDGNNASAIAKGIIAANLNLQPEVEGSIIRIKVPEPTADYRQEMVKQLRRKCEETKINIRNIRREANDKLKKDSTLTEDVVKGTEKKIQELTDKFCKQLDELTKQKEVEISSI, from the coding sequence ATGTCTGTTCTCCAAGACACTGAAAAAAAAATGGCTGCGGCCTTAGATTTTTTTCATAAAGAGGTAAAGTCCTTTAGAACAGGAAAGGCTCATCCAGCATTAGTAGAAACCGTTGTAGTTGATGTTTATGGTACTACAATGCGTTTGTCAGACATTGCTTCGATTTCTGTTGCAGATCTTCGGCAGTTGGTTATTTCTCCCTATGACGGGAATAATGCTTCTGCGATTGCAAAAGGAATTATTGCAGCAAATTTAAATTTACAGCCTGAAGTCGAGGGTTCTATTATTCGCATTAAGGTCCCTGAGCCTACCGCTGATTACCGACAAGAGATGGTTAAGCAACTCCGCCGTAAGTGTGAGGAAACTAAGATCAATATTAGAAATATCCGAAGAGAAGCTAATGATAAGCTGAAAAAAGACTCTACCCTTACAGAAGATGTTGTGAAAGGTACTGAAAAAAAGATTCAGGAGTTAACCGATAAGTTTTGCAAACAGCTTGACGAGTTAACAAAGCAAAAAGAAGTAGAAATATCTTCGATATAA
- the pyrH gene encoding UMP kinase, with the protein MAKQTTRVLFKISGEALSKDSSNRIDEMRLSRLVSELRAVRNNDIEIALVIGGGNILRGLAEQKELQINRVSADQMGMLATLINGMAVADALKAEDIPCLLTSTLSCPQLADLYTPQKSIEALDQGKILICTTGAGSPYLTTDTGAALRACELNVDVLIKATMHVDGVYDKDPRLFPDAVKYDFVSYKDFLSNQLGVMDASAISLCMDSHIPIRVFSFLQHSLEKALFDPMIGTLISEDVNHVCSPRH; encoded by the coding sequence ATGGCTAAGCAAACTACCCGGGTGTTGTTTAAAATTTCTGGAGAAGCATTATCTAAAGATTCTAGCAACCGAATTGACGAAATGCGTTTATCGCGACTTGTATCAGAGCTAAGAGCAGTTCGTAATAATGATATAGAAATTGCTCTTGTTATCGGCGGCGGCAATATTTTAAGAGGGCTTGCTGAACAAAAAGAACTTCAAATTAATCGTGTATCAGCAGATCAGATGGGAATGTTGGCTACTCTCATCAATGGCATGGCAGTAGCCGATGCTTTAAAAGCTGAGGACATCCCTTGTCTTCTGACATCTACGTTATCTTGCCCACAGTTAGCTGATCTTTATACTCCACAAAAATCTATAGAAGCTTTGGATCAAGGAAAGATCCTCATCTGTACAACTGGAGCTGGTTCCCCCTATCTAACTACAGACACTGGAGCTGCTTTGCGAGCTTGTGAACTTAATGTTGACGTCTTAATCAAAGCGACTATGCATGTAGATGGTGTCTATGATAAAGATCCGAGGCTATTTCCAGATGCTGTAAAGTATGATTTCGTTTCCTATAAAGATTTTTTGAGCAATCAATTAGGAGTGATGGACGCATCGGCAATTTCCCTATGTATGGATTCTCATATTCCAATTCGCGTCTTTAGCTTTTTACAACATTCTTTAGAAAAAGCTTTGTTTGACCCTATGATTGGAACACTAATTAGCGAGGATGTAAATCATGTCTGTTCTCCAAGACACTGA
- the tsf gene encoding translation elongation factor Ts, which translates to MSDFSMETLKTLRQQTGVGLTKCKEALEACKGNLEEAVVYLRKLGLASAGKKEHRETREGIIAAKTDGNGTALIEVNVETDFVANNAVFREFVSSLLNDILKYKVGTIEALSQVVSSQDPSLSIDELRAVTMQTVGENIRISKVAYFPKASNSTVGIYSHGNGKTVALTILSGSSTADNLAKDIAMHVVAAQPQFLSKESVPNEVIAKEKEVISSQIQDKPQQVIEKIVSGKLNTFFQEACLLEQSFIKNPNLSIQNLIDDFSKSSGSPVTIEQFILWKIGA; encoded by the coding sequence ATGAGCGACTTTTCTATGGAGACCCTAAAAACATTAAGACAACAAACTGGTGTGGGGTTAACAAAGTGTAAGGAAGCCTTAGAAGCGTGCAAAGGAAATCTAGAAGAAGCCGTTGTCTATTTGCGTAAGCTTGGATTGGCGTCAGCTGGGAAAAAAGAGCATAGAGAAACTAGAGAAGGCATAATTGCAGCTAAAACTGATGGTAACGGCACCGCGTTAATCGAAGTAAACGTAGAAACAGATTTTGTTGCTAACAACGCAGTCTTTAGAGAGTTTGTCTCTAGTTTACTCAATGATATTCTCAAGTATAAAGTAGGTACCATTGAAGCCTTGTCTCAAGTAGTCTCGTCTCAAGATCCCTCTCTTTCTATAGATGAGTTAAGAGCAGTCACTATGCAGACTGTAGGAGAAAACATCCGCATCAGTAAAGTGGCTTATTTTCCTAAAGCTTCAAATTCTACTGTTGGCATTTATTCTCATGGCAACGGCAAGACAGTGGCTCTGACAATTCTTTCTGGTTCGTCTACTGCTGACAACCTAGCAAAAGATATTGCTATGCATGTTGTTGCTGCTCAACCTCAATTCCTAAGCAAAGAAAGTGTTCCTAATGAGGTCATTGCTAAAGAAAAAGAAGTTATTTCTTCTCAAATCCAAGATAAGCCTCAACAAGTGATTGAGAAAATCGTTTCAGGGAAACTAAACACATTTTTCCAAGAAGCCTGTTTACTAGAACAATCATTTATTAAGAATCCTAATCTGTCTATTCAAAACTTAATAGATGATTTCTCAAAAAGCTCTGGAAGCCCTGTTACAATAGAACAGTTTATTTTATGGAAAATAGGAGCCTAA
- the rpsB gene encoding 30S ribosomal protein S2 — protein MESQSCKLTVKDLMSAGAHFGHQTRRWNPKMKLYIFEEKNGLYIINLAKTLQQLRNALPHIRKVIQDNKTVLFVGTKKQAKCVIREAAIEAGEFFVAERWLGGMLTNMTTIRNSIKTLDKIEKDLSRNQAYLTKKEAALLAKRHQKLLRNLEGIRYMKKAPGLLIVVDPSYEKIAVAEAKKLGIPVLALVDTNCDPAPIDYVIPCNDDSLKSIRLIINVIKENIIEAKHKLGIEIVSPVKVLDVPDLSGFEAGQEDESEEENRQEDLLAKKFDSEAN, from the coding sequence TTGGAATCCCAATCCTGCAAACTTACTGTCAAAGACCTTATGAGCGCGGGCGCTCATTTTGGACATCAAACCCGAAGATGGAACCCAAAGATGAAGCTTTACATCTTTGAGGAAAAAAACGGTCTTTACATCATCAATTTAGCAAAAACTTTACAGCAATTGCGTAATGCTCTTCCCCACATTCGTAAAGTGATTCAAGACAATAAAACCGTCCTATTTGTAGGAACCAAAAAACAAGCAAAGTGCGTAATTCGAGAAGCTGCAATAGAAGCTGGTGAATTTTTTGTTGCTGAGCGTTGGCTGGGCGGAATGTTAACCAACATGACTACAATCCGCAATTCAATCAAAACTCTGGACAAAATTGAAAAGGATTTATCCAGAAATCAGGCCTATCTTACTAAGAAAGAAGCTGCCCTTTTAGCCAAACGCCATCAGAAATTATTACGAAACCTTGAGGGAATTCGTTACATGAAGAAGGCTCCAGGTCTTCTAATTGTTGTTGACCCCAGTTATGAAAAAATTGCTGTTGCTGAAGCAAAAAAACTTGGCATTCCTGTCCTTGCTCTCGTCGATACCAACTGCGATCCTGCTCCCATTGACTACGTCATCCCCTGTAACGATGACTCTCTAAAAAGTATTCGATTAATCATCAACGTTATTAAAGAAAATATTATCGAAGCAAAACATAAGCTTGGTATAGAAATTGTTTCTCCAGTGAAAGTTTTAGACGTCCCCGATCTTTCAGGTTTTGAAGCGGGCCAAGAGGACGAATCCGAAGAAGAAAATCGACAAGAAGATCTATTAGCAAAAAAATTTGATAGCGAGGCAAACTAA
- a CDS encoding porin codes for MKKLLKSALLSAAFAGSVSVPLQALPVGNPSDPSLLIDGTIWEGTTGDPCDPCATWCDAISLRAGFYGDYVFDRILKVDAPKMFSMGAQPTGSVATNYTTAADRPNPAYNKHLHDAEWFTNAGFLALNIWDRFDLFCTLGASNGYIKGNSRAFNLVGLIGVAGSSIGATELPNVSLGNCVVELYTDTTFSWSVGARGALWECGCATLGAEFQYAQSKPKVEELNVLCNVAEFTINKPKGYKGAAFPLPSDAGTFNATGTKAATINYHEWQVGASLSYRLNSLVPYIGVQWSRATFDADNIRIAQPKLATPTLNLTAWNPSLLGSRTSLDTTNQFSDFMQIVSMQINKFKSRKACGVCVGATLVDADKWSITAEARLINERAAHVSGQFRF; via the coding sequence ATGAAAAAACTCTTAAAGTCGGCGTTATTATCCGCCGCATTTGCTGGTTCTGTTAGCGTCCCCTTACAAGCCTTGCCTGTAGGGAACCCTTCTGATCCAAGCTTATTAATTGATGGTACAATATGGGAAGGTACTACAGGAGATCCTTGCGATCCTTGCGCTACCTGGTGCGACGCTATTAGCTTACGTGCTGGATTCTACGGAGATTATGTTTTCGACCGTATCTTAAAAGTAGATGCACCTAAAATGTTTTCTATGGGAGCCCAACCTACTGGAAGCGTTGCTACAAACTATACTACTGCTGCGGATAGACCGAACCCTGCCTACAATAAACATTTACACGATGCAGAGTGGTTCACTAATGCTGGTTTCCTCGCCTTGAACATTTGGGATCGCTTTGATCTCTTCTGTACCCTAGGTGCATCCAATGGTTACATCAAAGGAAATTCTAGAGCTTTCAACCTCGTTGGTTTAATTGGGGTTGCTGGAAGTTCCATAGGTGCAACAGAATTACCAAACGTTTCTTTAGGTAATTGCGTTGTTGAACTCTACACAGATACTACTTTCTCTTGGAGTGTTGGCGCTCGTGGAGCTTTATGGGAGTGCGGTTGTGCAACTTTGGGAGCTGAATTCCAATACGCACAGTCCAAACCTAAAGTTGAAGAGCTCAATGTCCTCTGTAACGTAGCTGAATTTACTATAAACAAACCCAAAGGGTACAAAGGGGCTGCTTTCCCCTTGCCATCAGATGCTGGAACATTCAATGCTACTGGGACAAAGGCTGCAACCATCAACTATCATGAATGGCAAGTAGGAGCATCTCTATCTTACAGATTAAACTCTTTGGTGCCTTACATTGGAGTTCAGTGGTCTCGAGCTACTTTTGATGCTGATAACATCCGTATTGCTCAGCCAAAACTAGCAACACCTACTTTAAACTTAACTGCTTGGAATCCTTCGTTATTAGGAAGCCGCACATCTCTTGATACAACTAATCAATTTTCTGATTTCATGCAGATTGTTTCCATGCAGATAAACAAGTTTAAATCTAGAAAAGCTTGTGGAGTCTGTGTAGGAGCCACTTTAGTTGATGCTGATAAATGGTCCATTACTGCAGAAGCTCGTTTAATTAACGAGAGAGCTGCACACGTATCTGGTCAGTTCAGATTCTAA